From Microcaecilia unicolor chromosome 11, aMicUni1.1, whole genome shotgun sequence, the proteins below share one genomic window:
- the PRSS57 gene encoding serine protease 57 isoform X2 — protein sequence MGRQSPFLLQIGVFILFFILQAATMRDRIIGGREAKPHSRPYMASIQFKGKNICGGALVNRIWVMSAAHCFDNLPESMQVVLGAHSVTAQEPSQQNFTVQASISHPNYNMETLENDIHLLKLNKAALVNDFVRKISLPKQGEDVTPRRKCIIAGWGDTTDFETHPKALMETNTEVVSRASCNSSWTGSISQHMVCATSPDNVKRGFCSGDSGAPLVCMNRAVGVVSFSSFRCANPRFPDVYTRVSEFISWMEDVMRSF from the exons ATGGGCAGACAAAGCCCATTCCTGCTTCAAATAGGAGTCTTTATTCTCTTCTTCATCTtgcaggcag CTACAATGCGGGACAGGATCATTGGTGGAAGAGAAGCCAAACCACATTCGCGGCCCTACATGGCTTCCATCCAGTTTAAGGGCAAGAACATCTGTGGTGGTGCTCTGGTGAACAGAATATGGGTTATGTCAGCTGCCCACTGCTTTGACAACCT ACCTGAGTCTATGCAAGTTGTTCTCGGTGCTCATTCAGTAACAGCCCAGGAACCCTCTCAGCAGAATTTCACTGTTCAAGCTTCCATCAGCCACCCAAACTACAACATGGAGACTCTGGAGAATGACATACATCTGCTCAAA CTAAATAAGGCAGCCTTGGTGAATGATTTTGTCAGAAAAATCTCACTCCCTAAGCAGGGTGAGGATGTCACCCCTAGAAGGAAATGCATAATTGCTGGCTGGGGGGATACCACGGATTTTGAGACACATCCCAAGGCCCTTATGGAAACCAACACAGAGGTGGTCAGCAGGGCATCCTGCAACAGCTCTTGGACAGGGAGCATCAGCCAGCACATGGTGTGTGCCACCAGCCCGGACAATGTCAAAAGGGGCTTCTGCTCG GGGGACTCAGGGGCACCCCTGGTCTGCATGAATCGTGCGGTGGGTGTTGTGTCTTTCTCATCATTCAGATGTGCTAATCCTCGTTTTCCAGATGTTTACACGCGAGTCTCAGAATTCATCAGCTGGATGGAAGATGTCATGAGGAGCTTCTGA
- the PRSS57 gene encoding serine protease 57 isoform X1: MGRQSPFLLQIGVFILFFILQAATMRDRIIGGREAKPHSRPYMASIQFKGKNICGGALVNRIWVMSAAHCFDNLRPESMQVVLGAHSVTAQEPSQQNFTVQASISHPNYNMETLENDIHLLKLNKAALVNDFVRKISLPKQGEDVTPRRKCIIAGWGDTTDFETHPKALMETNTEVVSRASCNSSWTGSISQHMVCATSPDNVKRGFCSGDSGAPLVCMNRAVGVVSFSSFRCANPRFPDVYTRVSEFISWMEDVMRSF; encoded by the exons ATGGGCAGACAAAGCCCATTCCTGCTTCAAATAGGAGTCTTTATTCTCTTCTTCATCTtgcaggcag CTACAATGCGGGACAGGATCATTGGTGGAAGAGAAGCCAAACCACATTCGCGGCCCTACATGGCTTCCATCCAGTTTAAGGGCAAGAACATCTGTGGTGGTGCTCTGGTGAACAGAATATGGGTTATGTCAGCTGCCCACTGCTTTGACAACCT CAGACCTGAGTCTATGCAAGTTGTTCTCGGTGCTCATTCAGTAACAGCCCAGGAACCCTCTCAGCAGAATTTCACTGTTCAAGCTTCCATCAGCCACCCAAACTACAACATGGAGACTCTGGAGAATGACATACATCTGCTCAAA CTAAATAAGGCAGCCTTGGTGAATGATTTTGTCAGAAAAATCTCACTCCCTAAGCAGGGTGAGGATGTCACCCCTAGAAGGAAATGCATAATTGCTGGCTGGGGGGATACCACGGATTTTGAGACACATCCCAAGGCCCTTATGGAAACCAACACAGAGGTGGTCAGCAGGGCATCCTGCAACAGCTCTTGGACAGGGAGCATCAGCCAGCACATGGTGTGTGCCACCAGCCCGGACAATGTCAAAAGGGGCTTCTGCTCG GGGGACTCAGGGGCACCCCTGGTCTGCATGAATCGTGCGGTGGGTGTTGTGTCTTTCTCATCATTCAGATGTGCTAATCCTCGTTTTCCAGATGTTTACACGCGAGTCTCAGAATTCATCAGCTGGATGGAAGATGTCATGAGGAGCTTCTGA